One region of Parafrankia discariae genomic DNA includes:
- a CDS encoding NAD(P)/FAD-dependent oxidoreductase, with amino-acid sequence MTQARSHGEMAEVGIIGAGVHGASAAFHLARRGLDVVVFERGRPAGGPTGSSSGICRAYYTQPFLARVAHDSIAFLARFAEHTDGADAGFVRTGGLYLHGPHDAAAARRTAATLADLGIGVETLGPDEVAGRFPGIDVGAGGDDVPDSVGTGGDVAVAVREEQAGYADPHRTTWGFVSAARARGGVVHTGARVVRITETPGQVELTTADGTTHRVRRLLLAAGPWTAPLAAQLGVTLPLHAERHVVALLGPAPIAGTGTGAAADADAGVIIDVAGGYYAAPQPDGGWMLGGLEPTPPVDPDTATGPVRDTEFARLAEAALRRRPGRPGRAGRPGEPRARAGGWSALYDVSPDWQPVIGRITDRVWVDAGTSGHGFKLAPVLGDHVAGLLAGEPPAPGLAEFDPGRFTAGDRLAAGFGTARILG; translated from the coding sequence TTGACCCAGGCGCGATCGCACGGCGAGATGGCCGAGGTCGGGATCATCGGAGCGGGGGTGCACGGCGCGAGCGCCGCGTTCCACCTCGCCCGTCGCGGGCTCGACGTCGTCGTGTTCGAGCGGGGACGACCCGCGGGCGGGCCGACCGGGAGCTCCAGCGGTATCTGCCGGGCCTACTACACCCAGCCGTTCCTGGCCCGGGTGGCGCACGACAGCATCGCGTTCCTCGCCCGCTTCGCCGAGCACACCGACGGCGCGGACGCCGGCTTCGTCCGCACCGGCGGCCTGTACCTGCACGGCCCGCACGACGCGGCCGCCGCGCGCCGCACCGCGGCCACTCTGGCCGACCTGGGAATCGGCGTCGAGACCCTCGGCCCGGACGAGGTCGCCGGCCGGTTCCCCGGGATCGACGTCGGTGCCGGCGGGGACGACGTCCCGGACTCCGTCGGCACCGGTGGGGACGTCGCCGTCGCCGTGCGGGAGGAGCAGGCCGGCTACGCCGATCCCCACCGGACGACCTGGGGCTTCGTCAGTGCGGCCCGGGCCCGCGGCGGGGTGGTCCACACCGGCGCCCGGGTCGTGCGGATCACCGAGACACCCGGGCAGGTCGAGCTCACCACCGCGGACGGCACGACGCACCGGGTCCGGCGCCTGCTGCTCGCCGCCGGTCCCTGGACGGCACCGCTGGCCGCCCAGCTCGGCGTCACGTTGCCGCTGCACGCCGAACGGCACGTCGTCGCGCTCCTCGGCCCCGCCCCGATCGCCGGTACCGGTACCGGGGCGGCCGCCGACGCCGACGCCGGGGTGATCATCGACGTGGCCGGTGGGTACTACGCCGCGCCGCAGCCCGACGGCGGATGGATGCTCGGCGGCCTCGAGCCCACCCCGCCGGTCGATCCGGACACCGCGACCGGCCCGGTACGCGACACCGAGTTCGCCCGCCTCGCCGAGGCCGCGCTGCGCCGGCGCCCCGGCCGGCCGGGGCGGGCCGGCCGGCCCGGCGAGCCGCGGGCCCGGGCCGGCGGCTGGTCCGCGCTCTACGACGTCAGCCCGGACTGGCAGCCGGTGATCGGGCGGATCACCGACCGGGTGTGGGTCGACGCCGGCACCAGCGGCCACGGCTTCAAGCTCGCGCCGGTCCTCGGCGACCACGTCGCCGGCCTGCTCGCCGGGGAGCCACCCGCTCCCGGCCTGGCCGAGTTCGACCCCGGCCGGTTCACCGCCGGCGACCGACTGGCCGCCGGCTTCGGCACCGCCCGCATCCTCGGGTGA
- a CDS encoding glycosyltransferase, with protein sequence MAYQAAPADAAGPASPEFAPPSAPPSLAPNGLAPSGPASPGLAPREPSTAGVPVVPPIPAQAVAGDVRGAARAGIPPLDGVDTWVRVPVVWWKAVAGRVVGVAITLIGAVYAVWRAGTLDGTGVAGHLFYAAEIVSYLTIVWTAVMTGRMRTGYVRRAPAPAGALDVFVTVCGEPVEMVEATLRAALAIDYPHRTYVLNDGRIAGRPNWRDIDALAARLGITCFTRTDGPRGKAANLNHALARTDGDAVMTLDADHIAVPDLGELVLGYLRDPKVGFVCTEQRFDVGRHDVLNNAEPMLYKAVQPAKDRDSAASSCGNGTLYRRTAVESVGGFSEWNIVEDLHTSYQLHAAGWQSVYHNGPVSVGVAPATAAEYAKQRSRWAMDGLRLLLFDNPLRKPGLTGWQRAHYLHTGIGYLVACAQMMFLLGPPLSVLAGVRIAAGVSLTAYVLHALPYLVGSLLFVVAYTGPRGAQRTVASTLFNAPLYALSFVRVVLSGRPESGATAKTALPRMSLLLLPQVLFAAALVVTILVVGLDPNVADLSALVWAGVLLSMVAGPLSALSERRDRVERAQLPIRAVILGLVLSFAVVSLLEG encoded by the coding sequence ATGGCGTACCAGGCAGCGCCCGCCGACGCGGCCGGCCCGGCTTCACCCGAGTTCGCGCCACCGTCAGCACCGCCCAGCCTGGCTCCGAACGGCCTGGCTCCGAGCGGGCCGGCCTCGCCCGGCCTGGCGCCGCGGGAGCCGTCCACGGCCGGGGTGCCGGTCGTCCCGCCGATCCCGGCGCAGGCCGTGGCCGGCGACGTCCGCGGCGCCGCCCGGGCCGGGATACCGCCGCTGGACGGCGTGGACACCTGGGTCCGGGTGCCCGTGGTGTGGTGGAAGGCCGTCGCCGGGCGGGTCGTCGGGGTCGCGATCACGCTGATCGGCGCGGTGTACGCGGTGTGGCGCGCCGGGACGCTGGACGGGACCGGCGTGGCCGGCCACCTGTTCTACGCGGCCGAGATCGTCAGCTACCTCACGATCGTGTGGACGGCGGTGATGACCGGCCGGATGCGCACCGGGTACGTCCGACGCGCCCCGGCGCCGGCCGGCGCCCTCGACGTCTTCGTCACCGTCTGCGGCGAGCCGGTCGAGATGGTGGAGGCGACGCTGCGCGCGGCGCTGGCGATCGACTACCCACACCGCACCTACGTCCTCAACGACGGGCGGATCGCCGGGCGGCCCAACTGGCGTGACATCGACGCGCTCGCCGCCCGGCTCGGGATCACCTGCTTCACCCGTACCGACGGGCCGCGAGGCAAGGCCGCGAACCTCAACCACGCCCTCGCCCGCACCGACGGCGACGCCGTCATGACGCTGGACGCCGACCACATCGCGGTGCCCGACCTCGGCGAGCTGGTCCTCGGCTACCTGCGGGACCCGAAGGTCGGGTTCGTCTGCACCGAGCAGCGCTTCGACGTCGGCCGGCACGACGTGCTCAACAACGCCGAGCCGATGCTGTACAAGGCGGTGCAGCCGGCGAAGGACCGCGACAGCGCCGCGTCGTCCTGCGGGAACGGCACCCTGTACCGGCGGACGGCGGTCGAGTCCGTCGGCGGCTTCAGCGAGTGGAACATCGTCGAGGACCTGCACACGTCGTACCAGCTGCACGCCGCCGGTTGGCAGAGCGTCTACCACAACGGCCCGGTGTCCGTCGGCGTCGCGCCGGCGACCGCGGCGGAGTACGCCAAGCAGCGCAGCCGGTGGGCAATGGACGGCCTGCGCCTGCTGCTGTTCGACAACCCGCTGCGCAAGCCCGGCCTGACCGGCTGGCAGCGGGCGCACTACCTGCACACCGGGATCGGCTACCTGGTGGCCTGCGCGCAGATGATGTTCCTGCTGGGGCCGCCGTTGAGCGTCCTGGCCGGGGTCCGGATCGCGGCCGGTGTGTCGCTGACCGCCTACGTGCTGCACGCCCTGCCGTACCTGGTCGGCTCGCTGCTGTTCGTCGTCGCCTACACCGGGCCGCGCGGCGCGCAGCGGACGGTGGCCAGCACCCTGTTCAACGCCCCGCTGTACGCGCTGTCGTTCGTGCGGGTCGTGCTCTCCGGCCGGCCGGAGTCGGGGGCCACCGCGAAGACCGCGTTGCCGCGGATGTCGCTCCTGCTGCTGCCCCAGGTGCTCTTCGCCGCCGCGCTGGTGGTCACCATCCTCGTCGTCGGCCTCGACCCGAACGTGGCCGACCTGTCCGCGCTGGTGTGGGCCGGGGTGCTGCTGTCGATGGTGGCCGGGCCGCTGTCGGCGCTCTCGGAGCGTCGGGACCGGGTGGAACGGGCCCAGCTGCCGATCCGGGCGGTCATCCTCGGGCTGGTCCTGAGCTTCGCCGTGGTCTCCCTCCTGGAGGGCTGA
- the tnpA gene encoding IS200/IS605 family transposase: MGGQVTTEAGGVYDLGYHVVWCPKYRRPVLTGPVRDRLEELLCAKCAEHDWRVVALEIEPDHVHLFVKAHPKHPPSYIANQLKGFTSHELRGEFGHLRSRLPTLWSRSYFVATVGAVSAETVRRYIDTQNERPWRKGATR, from the coding sequence ATGGGCGGGCAGGTGACCACGGAGGCGGGTGGGGTCTACGACCTCGGCTACCACGTGGTGTGGTGCCCGAAATACCGCCGCCCGGTGCTCACCGGCCCGGTCCGCGACCGGCTCGAAGAACTGCTGTGCGCCAAGTGCGCCGAGCACGACTGGCGGGTTGTCGCGCTGGAGATCGAGCCCGACCATGTGCACCTGTTCGTGAAGGCTCACCCGAAGCACCCGCCGTCCTACATCGCCAACCAGTTGAAGGGCTTCACGTCCCACGAGCTGCGCGGCGAGTTCGGCCACCTGCGGTCCCGGCTACCCACCCTGTGGTCGCGGTCGTACTTCGTCGCCACCGTCGGCGCGGTGTCCGCTGAGACGGTCCGGCGGTACATCGACACGCAGAACGAACGCCCGTGGCGCAAGGGCGCGACCCGGTGA
- a CDS encoding PadR family transcriptional regulator, whose protein sequence is MYGYQLRAEFGSRTGSTWPLNIGQVYTTLRRLARAGLVEGDEDPAPQVPAGGAGHRPPAQRGGSRGRAEPVDDTGQPPHGRPAATSSPSVTFGGDCRLQAAGGSGTDRNC, encoded by the coding sequence ATGTACGGCTATCAGCTGCGGGCGGAGTTCGGGTCGAGAACCGGGTCGACCTGGCCGCTGAACATCGGGCAGGTCTACACGACCCTGCGCCGCCTCGCGCGTGCCGGGCTCGTCGAGGGCGATGAGGACCCCGCCCCGCAGGTGCCTGCCGGCGGGGCGGGGCATCGTCCACCGGCTCAGCGCGGCGGGTCACGTGGCCGCGCGGAGCCGGTGGACGACACCGGTCAGCCGCCGCACGGCCGGCCGGCCGCGACGAGCTCGCCATCAGTGACCTTCGGAGGGGATTGTCGCCTTCAGGCGGCAGGGGGATCCGGTACGGACCGTAACTGTTAG
- a CDS encoding ABC transporter substrate-binding protein produces MATTRSLSWLSAVLLCAAALTGCRSDAAQSAPPCVTEGVTADEVKLGLLFPDTGLGAVTFSAARAGIDARFGAVNAAGGVHGRRIVYDWRDDTAKASMNLTTARTLVERENVFGMLETSTVASGSAAYLAERGIPVLGIAVEDAWAKYRNMFSFNYSFTAKGSVDTFGKFVHERGGTKAMILYNPLDPTVSTHIAEEFTSSFQSVGITTTTVGTDDNPVSAQADEIAQQMAAQGVDTLAGTLSTEGLARVVAAVRRQHVPLKAILSSSPAPNADLLQTYGAQLAGVTTFAAYIPLETKSPALDSYRAAMATYAPQLQDTDQTLALVGYIIADMFIRGLEETGDCPTRQGYIDALRAVKGYNAGGLIGDIDLERDFGKPAECYSFVEVNAEGSAIQIVSPNYCGHRLPD; encoded by the coding sequence ATGGCGACAACTCGTTCACTGTCCTGGTTGTCAGCCGTGCTGTTATGCGCCGCCGCCCTGACCGGCTGTCGAAGTGACGCGGCGCAGAGCGCGCCCCCCTGCGTCACTGAGGGTGTCACCGCGGACGAGGTCAAGCTGGGGCTGTTGTTTCCGGACACCGGCCTCGGCGCGGTGACCTTCAGCGCCGCCCGCGCCGGAATCGACGCCAGGTTCGGTGCCGTGAACGCCGCCGGCGGCGTTCACGGGCGTCGGATCGTCTATGACTGGCGGGACGACACGGCCAAGGCGTCGATGAATCTCACGACGGCCCGCACCCTGGTCGAGCGGGAAAACGTCTTCGGTATGCTCGAGACGAGCACGGTGGCCTCGGGCAGTGCGGCCTATCTCGCGGAACGCGGAATTCCGGTGCTTGGAATCGCGGTGGAGGACGCCTGGGCGAAGTACCGGAACATGTTCTCCTTCAACTACAGTTTCACCGCGAAGGGCTCGGTCGACACGTTCGGCAAGTTCGTCCATGAGCGCGGCGGAACCAAGGCGATGATCCTTTACAACCCGCTCGACCCGACCGTGTCGACGCACATCGCCGAGGAGTTCACCTCCAGCTTCCAGTCGGTGGGGATCACGACGACCACGGTCGGCACCGACGACAACCCCGTCTCGGCCCAGGCCGACGAGATCGCGCAGCAGATGGCCGCGCAGGGCGTCGACACGCTGGCCGGCACGCTGAGCACGGAGGGCCTGGCCCGGGTCGTCGCGGCCGTCCGGCGCCAACACGTCCCGCTCAAGGCCATTCTCAGCAGCAGCCCCGCGCCGAACGCCGATCTGTTGCAGACCTACGGCGCGCAGCTGGCCGGTGTGACGACGTTCGCCGCCTACATTCCGTTGGAGACGAAGTCGCCCGCACTCGACTCCTACCGCGCCGCGATGGCCACCTACGCCCCGCAGCTCCAGGACACCGACCAGACGTTGGCGCTGGTCGGCTACATCATCGCCGACATGTTCATCCGGGGCCTGGAGGAGACGGGGGACTGCCCGACCCGGCAGGGCTACATCGACGCCCTGCGGGCGGTGAAGGGCTACAACGCCGGCGGCCTCATCGGTGACATCGATCTGGAACGCGACTTCGGTAAACCCGCCGAGTGCTACTCGTTCGTCGAGGTGAACGCCGAAGGCTCCGCCATCCAGATCGTCAGCCCGAACTACTGCGGCCACCGGCTGCCCGACTGA
- a CDS encoding zinc-binding dehydrogenase gives MRALVTDGSAAGGLRLGEVPDPVPGPDQVLIRTAAVSLVDRDTGYAAAILGDGGVWGFDAAGVVIEAAADGSGPPVGSTVLTLLPAPGAWAEFVAAGTGDVAVLPPGVDPGVLTGLALPAVSAVQALDEVEGLAGSRVLVTGAGAGVGWFAVQLAALRGAEVVAVARDPADADDLRAAGAHEVRTDLPGTAPAGTGGSGPDAPLRPVEVVIDVVGGTTMTRAVELLAEGGTAVAVGAISGERMVFPAATFASPLRRQVRGFWGSWPVGADLATVVELVAAGRLCPRPGWRGGWAEVPGLLASFAAGRTRRRRAVLDVG, from the coding sequence ATGCGGGCACTTGTGACGGACGGGTCGGCGGCCGGTGGGCTGCGGCTTGGGGAGGTGCCGGATCCGGTACCCGGGCCGGACCAGGTGCTGATCAGGACCGCGGCGGTCTCGCTGGTCGACCGCGACACGGGCTACGCCGCGGCGATCCTCGGCGACGGTGGCGTCTGGGGGTTCGACGCGGCCGGTGTGGTGATCGAGGCCGCGGCCGACGGGAGTGGCCCACCGGTGGGGTCGACGGTGCTCACCCTGCTACCGGCACCCGGCGCCTGGGCGGAGTTCGTCGCCGCCGGCACCGGCGACGTCGCCGTGCTGCCGCCGGGTGTCGACCCGGGCGTGCTGACCGGGCTCGCGCTGCCGGCGGTCTCCGCGGTGCAGGCCCTCGACGAAGTTGAGGGACTCGCCGGCAGCCGCGTCCTCGTCACCGGCGCCGGCGCCGGGGTGGGCTGGTTCGCCGTCCAACTCGCCGCGCTGCGCGGAGCCGAGGTCGTCGCCGTGGCCCGCGATCCGGCGGACGCCGACGACCTGCGGGCGGCCGGCGCCCACGAGGTCCGCACCGACCTGCCCGGGACGGCGCCGGCCGGTACCGGGGGTTCCGGGCCGGACGCGCCGTTGCGGCCGGTCGAGGTGGTGATCGACGTGGTGGGCGGGACGACGATGACCCGGGCGGTCGAGCTGCTGGCCGAAGGCGGCACCGCCGTCGCGGTCGGCGCGATCTCCGGGGAGCGGATGGTCTTCCCGGCGGCGACCTTCGCCAGCCCGCTGCGCCGCCAGGTCCGCGGGTTCTGGGGCAGCTGGCCGGTCGGCGCCGACCTGGCCACGGTCGTCGAGCTGGTCGCCGCCGGGCGACTGTGCCCGCGGCCGGGCTGGCGTGGTGGCTGGGCCGAGGTCCCCGGTCTGCTCGCCAGCTTCGCCGCCGGCCGGACCCGGCGGCGCCGGGCCGTGCTCGACGTCGGCTGA
- a CDS encoding peroxiredoxin has product MNVGDQVGDLSGVDETGAERRFSDLLAKGPLVVFFYPAAMTPGCTRESCHFRDLAGEFAALGAGIVGVSADDTARQAEFSAKHSFGFPLLADTGRTIADAFGVRRRFGPNKRATFVLDRDGTVVARIDSEFAMNRHADRALEALRALG; this is encoded by the coding sequence ATGAACGTGGGGGACCAGGTCGGTGACCTGTCCGGTGTGGACGAGACCGGCGCCGAGCGGCGGTTTTCGGACCTGCTGGCGAAGGGGCCGCTGGTCGTGTTCTTCTACCCGGCGGCGATGACGCCGGGCTGTACTCGGGAGAGCTGCCACTTCCGGGACCTGGCGGGCGAGTTCGCGGCGCTCGGCGCCGGGATCGTCGGTGTCAGCGCGGACGACACCGCCCGGCAGGCGGAGTTCAGCGCCAAACACTCCTTCGGCTTCCCGCTTCTCGCCGACACCGGTCGGACGATCGCGGACGCGTTCGGGGTCCGGCGCAGGTTCGGCCCCAACAAGCGGGCCACGTTCGTCCTCGACCGGGACGGAACGGTCGTCGCCCGGATCGACTCGGAGTTCGCGATGAACCGGCACGCGGACCGGGCGCTGGAGGCGCTGCGGGCACTCGGCTGA
- a CDS encoding flavin reductase family protein, with the protein MPKQVTAQHPAPRRPPARSAADPGALARAFRRHAAGVTIVTMAGPRGPVGFTATSVASLSERPPLVSLALSVRSSIAPVLEASETLMVHLLSEGQHELAARFARPGADRFGPPTRWRALPGGEPLLLDAAVWLLCRVRRRTVEGDHHLVVAEVLDSRTGRAEAPLVYHDGAYGTIQTASESPARPDGTIGEGDLSIRGARSR; encoded by the coding sequence ATGCCAAAGCAGGTCACCGCGCAGCATCCGGCCCCGCGCCGGCCGCCGGCTCGCAGTGCCGCCGACCCGGGCGCGCTCGCGCGGGCCTTCCGGCGTCATGCCGCCGGCGTGACGATCGTGACGATGGCGGGACCGCGCGGCCCGGTGGGGTTCACCGCGACGTCCGTGGCCTCACTGTCCGAGCGTCCACCGCTGGTGTCGCTGGCCCTGTCCGTCCGGTCGTCCATCGCGCCCGTGCTCGAGGCCAGCGAGACGCTCATGGTCCACCTGCTGTCGGAGGGCCAGCACGAGCTGGCGGCCCGGTTCGCGCGGCCGGGCGCCGACCGGTTCGGCCCGCCGACCCGGTGGCGGGCGCTCCCCGGCGGCGAGCCGTTGCTGCTCGACGCCGCGGTCTGGCTGCTGTGCCGCGTCCGGCGCCGCACCGTCGAGGGTGACCATCATCTCGTCGTCGCCGAGGTGCTCGACAGCCGGACCGGCCGGGCCGAGGCACCGCTGGTGTACCACGACGGCGCCTACGGCACCATCCAGACGGCGTCGGAAAGTCCCGCGAGGCCGGATGGGACGATCGGCGAGGGCGATCTGAGCATCCGCGGCGCGCGCTCGCGCTGA
- a CDS encoding TetR/AcrR family transcriptional regulator — MDIEASPGLPPGVDLLWGRRERGRRGPRPGLSLARIVTAAVEIADEEGLGPLSMSRLAQRLGFTAMSLYRYLGGKDELLMLMFDAVLDSPPPGPAAGEGWRPVLERWAGASRAVHQRHPWALDVPISGPPLGPNQLRWLDVGLAAFTDTRAAPEEKLSALLLLDGYVRAEARLWVQLRHAYGPGPAAAAAPAGAGPPPSWGAVLRQLIDGERYPALMEIVGSGALDSRPDYDDTDFEFGLARILDGLEAFLRPPGH, encoded by the coding sequence ATGGACATCGAGGCCAGCCCGGGTCTGCCGCCGGGCGTCGACCTGCTGTGGGGGCGGCGCGAACGGGGCCGGCGCGGCCCGCGCCCCGGGCTGAGCCTGGCCCGTATCGTCACCGCGGCCGTGGAGATCGCCGACGAGGAGGGGCTGGGCCCGCTGTCGATGAGCCGGCTCGCCCAGCGGCTCGGCTTCACCGCGATGTCGCTCTACCGGTACCTCGGCGGCAAGGACGAGCTGCTCATGCTCATGTTCGACGCCGTCCTGGACAGCCCGCCGCCGGGCCCGGCGGCGGGGGAGGGTTGGCGTCCGGTGCTCGAGCGGTGGGCGGGGGCGAGCCGGGCGGTCCACCAGCGGCACCCGTGGGCGCTCGACGTCCCGATCAGCGGCCCGCCGCTGGGCCCCAACCAGCTGCGCTGGCTCGACGTCGGGCTGGCGGCCTTCACCGACACGCGGGCCGCCCCCGAGGAGAAGCTGAGCGCGCTGCTCCTGCTCGACGGTTACGTGCGGGCCGAGGCCCGGCTGTGGGTGCAGCTGCGCCACGCCTACGGCCCGGGCCCGGCCGCCGCGGCCGCCCCGGCGGGCGCCGGGCCGCCACCGTCCTGGGGGGCGGTGCTGCGGCAGCTGATCGACGGTGAGCGTTACCCGGCACTCATGGAGATCGTCGGGAGCGGGGCGCTCGACAGCCGGCCGGACTACGACGACACCGACTTCGAGTTCGGACTGGCCCGCATCCTCGACGGCCTCGAGGCCTTCCTGCGTCCGCCCGGCCACTGA
- a CDS encoding daunorubicin resistance protein DrrA family ABC transporter ATP-binding protein, with the protein MTTPNGHQYAPAVRVRGLTRSYRHAAVLDGVDLTVGRGDVHALLGPNGAGKTTMIRILATLLRPDSGTVHVAGHDALRAARQVRAVISLTGQYAAVDEVLTGEENLVLMGRLARLGRPGARARATELLDRFDLADARARPVRTYSGGMRRRLDLALGLVSRPRVMFLDEPTTGLDPRSRAELWTVIRELAADGVSVLLTTQYLEEADRLADRVTVLDHGRVTAEGTVEELKSRIAGQRLELTFTDDAHFAAALRLLGPTAGERDARRRTVAVPTDGTATEVRAVLDRMRHAGLDVGPVALRRPNLDDVFLSLTSAGQPAPSRREEPAR; encoded by the coding sequence ATGACCACACCGAATGGGCACCAGTACGCTCCCGCGGTCCGCGTCCGCGGGCTCACCAGGAGCTACCGGCACGCGGCCGTCCTGGACGGCGTCGACCTCACCGTGGGCCGCGGCGACGTCCACGCGCTGCTGGGGCCGAACGGCGCCGGCAAGACGACCATGATTCGCATCCTGGCCACGCTGCTGCGGCCGGACTCCGGAACCGTCCACGTCGCCGGCCACGACGCGCTGCGGGCCGCGCGGCAGGTCCGCGCCGTGATCAGTCTGACCGGGCAGTACGCGGCCGTCGACGAGGTCCTCACCGGCGAGGAGAACCTGGTCCTGATGGGCCGGCTCGCCCGGCTGGGCCGGCCCGGCGCCCGCGCGCGTGCCACCGAACTGCTGGACCGCTTCGACCTGGCCGACGCCCGCGCCCGGCCGGTACGCACCTACTCCGGGGGGATGCGTCGCCGCCTCGACCTGGCCCTCGGCCTCGTGTCCCGGCCGCGGGTGATGTTCCTTGACGAGCCGACCACCGGACTCGACCCGCGCAGCCGCGCCGAACTGTGGACGGTCATCCGCGAGCTCGCCGCGGACGGGGTGAGCGTCCTGCTCACCACCCAGTACCTCGAGGAGGCCGACCGGCTCGCCGACCGGGTCACCGTGCTCGACCACGGACGGGTCACAGCCGAGGGGACCGTCGAGGAGCTGAAGTCCCGGATCGCCGGGCAGCGCCTCGAGCTCACCTTCACCGACGACGCCCACTTCGCCGCCGCGCTGCGGCTGCTCGGCCCCACCGCGGGCGAGCGCGACGCCCGGCGCCGGACCGTGGCCGTCCCCACCGACGGCACCGCCACCGAGGTACGCGCCGTCCTCGACCGGATGCGGCACGCCGGACTGGACGTGGGCCCGGTCGCGCTGCGCCGGCCGAACCTCGACGACGTGTTCCTCAGCCTCACCAGCGCCGGCCAGCCCGCCCCGTCCCGCCGCGAGGAGCCCGCCCGATGA
- a CDS encoding ABC transporter permease, with protein sequence MTIEPRTAGTTPAGIIPAGAAATEGWTVTARWAAADAAVLVGRGLRHLVRDPETLLLSVILPVNLMLLFVYVFGGAIDTGGDYVDYVVPGIILLCAGYGAAATAVGVAQDTATGVIDRFRSLPISAGAVLTGHVVASVARNAVSTALVVAVALATGFRPDATAVEWCGVIVVLLLFVLAMTWLSVALGLLAGSSQAASGFTFFVLFLPYLSSAFVPTGTMPGPLRAVADHQPVTPVIETLRGLLTGTPIGTSGWLALAWFGPVLAGSYLAAKFLFGWRAFTGRAD encoded by the coding sequence ATGACCATCGAACCCCGCACCGCCGGCACCACCCCGGCCGGCATCATCCCCGCCGGCGCCGCCGCGACCGAAGGGTGGACGGTTACCGCGCGCTGGGCGGCGGCGGACGCCGCCGTGCTGGTCGGGCGCGGCCTGCGGCACCTGGTCCGCGACCCGGAGACGCTGCTACTGAGCGTGATCCTGCCGGTCAACCTGATGCTGCTGTTCGTCTACGTGTTCGGCGGCGCGATCGACACCGGGGGCGACTACGTCGACTACGTCGTGCCGGGCATCATCCTGCTCTGCGCGGGCTACGGGGCGGCCGCCACCGCGGTCGGCGTCGCCCAGGACACCGCGACCGGTGTCATCGACCGGTTCCGCTCGCTGCCGATCTCGGCCGGGGCGGTGCTGACCGGGCATGTCGTCGCCAGCGTCGCGCGCAACGCCGTCTCGACCGCGCTGGTCGTCGCGGTGGCGCTGGCCACCGGGTTCCGCCCGGACGCCACCGCCGTGGAATGGTGCGGGGTCATCGTGGTGCTGCTGCTGTTCGTCCTCGCCATGACCTGGCTGTCGGTGGCGCTCGGACTGCTGGCCGGCAGCTCGCAGGCCGCCAGCGGCTTCACCTTCTTCGTGCTGTTCCTGCCCTACCTGAGCAGCGCGTTCGTGCCGACCGGCACGATGCCGGGCCCGCTGCGCGCGGTCGCGGACCACCAGCCGGTCACCCCGGTGATCGAGACGCTGCGCGGCCTGCTGACGGGGACCCCGATCGGGACGAGCGGGTGGCTGGCGCTGGCCTGGTTCGGCCCGGTGCTGGCCGGGTCCTACCTGGCGGCGAAATTCCTGTTCGGATGGCGTGCGTTCACCGGGCGGGCCGACTGA